The nucleotide window TGAGCCAGCTTCAATTCTCCTTTTCAGTTTGGGCCTCTTAGGTTTGGGAGTCACTATTGTTTCAAAGAAAAGAGGTTAAAGTAAATAATTAATATCATGAAAACAGTTCAGTTTTAATCTTTTCTGTAATTTCGTGATGCGTTGCATTCATTCTCGACAAAATGTTGGGGATGAATGCAACATTTTTTGATTCTCTCTATGCTTATATTTGCTCCTCGGCTTAATTAGATGCAATTGCCCTATATTGGGATCCAGGGTAGTACATACAATTGCAAACCGCTAATAGAGTGCTCGACAGCAGAAATATGATACGGGCTTTTACTCCACTAAGTAAAAGCCCGTATGTTGTGCTCAAAGCGTCAATGTTTCCTCATACCCCTGCCCCTCCCCCTGTCAGGATCAAAAACCCGCCTGAATCCCCTGAGCGAATTGATAAAGCATCCAGTCTTCCCCACATCAGGAGTTTCGCCCTCATTACCATCAGGTGATGCCTTCTCCTCCTCCCCATCCCCCGGCAGCAAATTATTCGGACTCGCTGCCGACTCTTTCCCCGCCTGAAGAC belongs to bacterium and includes:
- a CDS encoding PEP-CTERM sorting domain-containing protein, producing the protein EPASILLFSLGLLGLGVTIVSKKRG